One segment of Sulfobacillus thermosulfidooxidans DSM 9293 DNA contains the following:
- the rpsA gene encoding 30S ribosomal protein S1, translating to MDEREHTMPEDTTEQAKNQEHEDIMNMEDSLAYAPMEDVHPGDIVEGKVVHISNDGVLVDVGAKSEGIIHLQDLSHRRIERPEDVVKLGDVISVYVLGYEGEEGVLKLSKKRADEQEAWKKLEEAQESGQILHAPVVEIVKGGLVVDVGLRGFIPASHIARGYVSDMTPYLGQVVPLKVVELDRNKRRAILSRKIAMEIEENAKKEQLWQTIQEGQVRHGVVKSLTDFGAFIDLGGVDGLLHISEMSWGRINHPSEVLEVGQEIDVKVLRLDPEKNKISLGLRQVLPNPWEGVEEKYRVGQLYQGVVVRLAGFGAFVELEPGVDGLVHISQLAPERIHQPSDVVTVGDRIWVKILSVDAANKRISLSKRQADEDIANGALSSHDHIEEDGGSTTIGEHLNAYHAGNWDDEKEP from the coding sequence ATGGATGAACGGGAACACACAATGCCAGAGGACACCACGGAGCAAGCTAAAAATCAAGAGCATGAAGACATCATGAATATGGAAGATTCTCTCGCTTATGCGCCCATGGAGGATGTCCATCCTGGGGACATAGTGGAAGGGAAAGTGGTCCATATTTCCAATGATGGTGTGCTCGTGGACGTGGGGGCAAAATCCGAAGGAATCATCCATTTGCAGGATTTAAGTCACCGCCGTATTGAGCGCCCCGAAGATGTGGTGAAGCTGGGAGACGTCATATCGGTCTATGTATTAGGTTATGAGGGCGAAGAGGGTGTTTTAAAACTCTCGAAAAAACGGGCCGACGAACAAGAAGCCTGGAAAAAACTTGAAGAGGCTCAAGAATCTGGCCAAATTTTACATGCACCCGTCGTAGAAATTGTTAAGGGTGGATTAGTGGTCGATGTGGGTCTGCGTGGGTTTATTCCAGCCTCTCACATCGCCCGGGGCTATGTCAGTGACATGACACCATATTTAGGACAAGTGGTGCCGCTCAAGGTTGTTGAATTAGATCGCAACAAACGGCGTGCGATTTTGTCTCGCAAAATCGCAATGGAAATCGAGGAAAATGCGAAAAAAGAACAGCTCTGGCAAACTATTCAAGAAGGGCAAGTACGCCATGGAGTTGTCAAGAGTTTAACGGATTTTGGTGCCTTCATTGACTTAGGAGGGGTGGATGGTCTATTACACATCAGTGAAATGTCGTGGGGACGCATTAACCACCCGTCTGAAGTCTTAGAAGTGGGCCAAGAAATTGATGTGAAAGTCCTGCGACTGGATCCGGAGAAAAATAAGATTTCACTAGGCCTTCGACAGGTTCTGCCAAATCCGTGGGAAGGTGTCGAAGAAAAATACCGTGTTGGGCAATTATATCAAGGCGTTGTCGTTCGACTGGCAGGATTTGGCGCGTTTGTCGAACTAGAACCAGGCGTTGATGGGTTGGTACACATTTCACAGCTTGCTCCCGAACGGATTCATCAACCCTCTGATGTGGTGACTGTGGGAGATAGGATTTGGGTGAAAATCCTTTCGGTCGATGCGGCGAACAAACGCATCTCACTGTCTAAACGGCAGGCCGACGAAGATATCGCCAATGGGGCTTTATCATCCCATGATCACATCGAGGAGGATGGCGGTTCGACCACTATCGGTGAGCATTTAAATGCGTATCACGCAGGGAACTGGGATGATGAAAAAGAACCGTAA
- the cmk gene encoding (d)CMP kinase: MKAVGRGPVVTVDGPAGAGKSTVARKMAERLGFLYLDSGAMYRALALKALQHGIDLRDESQLADLLKSTTIDLIGNGQGQPSVWLDGEDVTTLLRTPEVNASVSLVAGFPLVREEMVRRQRAMAREGRVVMDGRDIGTYVLPDADLKFYLTASLEARARRRLNDLVALGFHPNLETLGEEIRHRDTLDAAREVGPLRQAEDAILIDTTDMEVDRVVDMMLEYYRQRVS; the protein is encoded by the coding sequence ATGAAGGCTGTGGGACGAGGCCCAGTCGTGACAGTCGACGGGCCTGCCGGTGCAGGCAAAAGCACCGTGGCCCGAAAAATGGCGGAACGATTGGGCTTTTTGTATCTTGATTCTGGAGCAATGTACCGGGCCTTGGCACTTAAGGCATTGCAACATGGTATTGATTTACGTGATGAATCACAGTTGGCCGATTTATTGAAGTCGACCACCATTGATTTGATAGGCAATGGTCAAGGACAACCATCGGTGTGGTTAGATGGGGAAGACGTCACCACACTACTTCGGACACCGGAAGTCAACGCGAGTGTTTCGTTGGTCGCGGGATTTCCTCTGGTCCGTGAAGAAATGGTTCGAAGGCAGCGCGCCATGGCGCGTGAAGGACGCGTGGTGATGGATGGACGCGACATTGGTACATACGTTTTGCCGGATGCGGACTTAAAATTTTATTTGACGGCATCATTGGAAGCTCGAGCACGCCGCCGGTTAAATGATTTGGTGGCCTTAGGATTTCATCCCAATTTAGAGACATTAGGGGAAGAAATTCGTCACCGGGATACCCTGGATGCTGCCCGAGAAGTGGGTCCCTTGCGTCAAGCGGAGGATGCCATTTTGATTGACACCACCGATATGGAGGTGGATCGTGTTGTCGATATGATGTTGGAGTATTATCGGCAACGCGTCTCGTAA
- a CDS encoding biotin transporter BioY, with product MPHYMRFLVLASFITAITAVGAITSFTLPFLTVVPFSLQVLGVYLAGGLLPPKWAFLSMMTYLILGALGLPVFAEGGHGVAILVGPFGGYLWAFPVAAWAMSILTGSTTHKGRLIAGLAVNLIIIYLGGMIGLILTTHATVPHAFLEGVVPFMGWDALKAVIAFPIIRKARAFTIARWGEHSYRQAG from the coding sequence ATGCCTCATTACATGCGTTTTTTGGTTTTGGCTTCCTTCATCACCGCCATTACCGCAGTGGGTGCTATTACATCTTTTACCTTACCGTTTTTAACCGTCGTTCCGTTTAGTTTACAGGTACTAGGTGTCTATCTGGCCGGAGGCTTATTGCCTCCTAAATGGGCGTTTCTCAGTATGATGACTTATCTGATTTTAGGCGCGCTGGGGCTTCCCGTATTCGCCGAAGGGGGTCACGGCGTGGCCATCCTTGTGGGCCCATTTGGAGGTTATCTGTGGGCATTCCCGGTCGCTGCCTGGGCAATGTCCATATTGACGGGATCGACCACACACAAAGGTCGGCTCATTGCGGGTCTAGCGGTTAATCTTATCATCATCTATCTAGGAGGCATGATAGGACTCATCTTAACAACCCATGCGACCGTACCGCACGCATTTCTTGAAGGCGTTGTACCCTTTATGGGATGGGATGCTCTGAAAGCCGTCATTGCCTTTCCGATTATTCGAAAAGCCCGAGCGTTTACGATCGCTCGATGGGGCGAACACAGTTACCGGCAAGCGGGGTAA
- the aroH gene encoding chorismate mutase, with product MDRKDVDGLIRGIRGATQVDRDEAHHILERTQELLLEMARANDIRPEDMSSICFTMTPDLHATFPAEAARQIGWQYVPVICMRELDVPHGLPMTVRILMQAETQKSQEEIRHIYQYGAVVLREDLVKSREESQG from the coding sequence ATGGATAGAAAGGATGTTGACGGATTGATTCGGGGAATACGAGGAGCGACACAGGTCGATCGTGATGAGGCGCATCACATTTTAGAACGCACCCAGGAACTTTTGTTGGAGATGGCTCGCGCGAACGATATACGCCCAGAAGATATGAGCAGTATTTGTTTTACCATGACTCCTGATCTCCATGCGACCTTTCCAGCGGAAGCGGCACGACAAATTGGTTGGCAATATGTGCCAGTTATCTGTATGCGAGAATTGGATGTCCCTCATGGATTGCCCATGACGGTACGCATTTTAATGCAAGCCGAGACGCAAAAATCGCAAGAAGAAATCCGCCACATCTATCAATATGGTGCTGTGGTATTACGCGAAGATCTCGTAAAGAGTCGTGAGGAGTCACAGGGATAA
- a CDS encoding lysophospholipid acyltransferase family protein: MFYWVLYWMVRWAFSLYFRIEVKGVENVPRKGPLLILVNHITLLDPPMAAILMPRPVYFMAKVELFRYPIFGWLIQHLHAFPVRRGHPDRQAIRTSLRILEQEKALMIFPEGHRSETGALQEARAGAVYLAQKTGAPCIPIGISGQYGFRKTIRYSIGEVFTIPRDMERHEAQKLIMRKIAEQIPGNQVEHFSRKKRIKR, translated from the coding sequence ATGTTTTATTGGGTCTTATATTGGATGGTACGTTGGGCCTTTTCGTTATATTTCCGCATTGAGGTTAAAGGCGTAGAAAATGTGCCGCGAAAAGGACCATTACTGATTTTAGTTAATCACATCACATTATTAGATCCGCCCATGGCGGCTATTTTGATGCCGAGACCCGTGTATTTTATGGCAAAAGTGGAATTATTCCGATATCCTATTTTTGGTTGGCTTATTCAACATCTTCACGCTTTTCCGGTGCGCCGTGGTCATCCAGACAGGCAAGCTATTCGCACATCTTTACGCATTTTAGAACAGGAAAAGGCCTTAATGATTTTTCCTGAAGGTCACCGCTCTGAAACAGGTGCTTTGCAAGAAGCCCGTGCAGGTGCTGTCTATTTGGCACAAAAGACGGGAGCCCCTTGTATTCCCATTGGAATTAGTGGGCAATATGGTTTTCGCAAAACGATTCGATATTCCATTGGGGAAGTGTTTACCATTCCCCGTGACATGGAAAGGCATGAAGCCCAGAAGTTGATTATGCGTAAGATTGCCGAGCAAATTCCCGGCAATCAGGTCGAACATTTTTCGCGGAAAAAACGTATTAAGCGATAA
- a CDS encoding transposase has protein sequence MAIIPQLSLFSWQDLEELGDLERLVLVLETVPDETLMAHLEAARGHGRNAYPVRAMWNSVLAGVVFQHPSIESLRRELARNAQLRMLCGFRNAAVPPASAYTRFLHRLMAEQDTVDGMFEQLVDDLAAVLPNFGQRLAMDSKGISSRAVRPAKNPTADGRRDVDADFGRKEYRGVHEDGTTWTKVVKWFGYKLHLVVDSTYELPVAWEVTKASVSDVTRAMPMLDHLHHRHGVLLSRAVLLTADRGYDDTKLIAACWDSYQIKPVIDIRNMWRDPDATRVLPGHSTVTYNYRGDVFCQDPVTGQVHTMSNGGFEVRRQRLKKRCPARFAGVSCRGQDTCPVVQGLRIPLQTDRRIFTPMDRASYQWKREYAHRTAVERVNSRLDVSFGLELHTIRGLKKMQLRCGLALIVMLAMALGRIRQRQPERMRRLVGS, from the coding sequence ATGGCTATCATACCACAACTTTCTCTCTTTTCGTGGCAAGATCTCGAAGAATTAGGCGACCTCGAACGCCTCGTGCTCGTCCTCGAGACGGTCCCGGATGAAACCCTCATGGCCCACCTGGAAGCCGCCCGTGGGCATGGGCGGAATGCGTACCCGGTCCGGGCGATGTGGAATTCGGTGTTGGCCGGGGTGGTTTTCCAACACCCCAGCATCGAGAGCCTTCGCCGAGAACTGGCCCGCAATGCGCAACTGCGCATGCTGTGCGGGTTCCGCAACGCGGCCGTCCCGCCCGCGTCGGCCTACACCCGATTTCTGCATCGTCTGATGGCCGAACAGGATACCGTGGACGGGATGTTTGAGCAGCTGGTGGATGACCTCGCCGCCGTGCTCCCGAATTTCGGTCAGCGCTTGGCCATGGACAGCAAGGGTATCTCGTCGCGGGCCGTGCGGCCCGCCAAAAACCCCACCGCCGATGGGCGCCGGGACGTCGATGCCGATTTTGGACGGAAGGAATACCGCGGTGTGCATGAGGACGGGACTACCTGGACCAAAGTGGTCAAGTGGTTCGGGTATAAGCTGCACCTGGTGGTGGATTCGACGTACGAATTGCCGGTGGCGTGGGAGGTGACGAAAGCGTCGGTGTCCGATGTGACCCGGGCGATGCCCATGTTGGATCATCTGCACCATCGCCACGGGGTGCTGCTGTCCCGTGCCGTCCTTTTAACGGCCGACCGGGGCTATGATGATACCAAATTGATCGCCGCCTGCTGGGATAGCTACCAGATTAAGCCGGTGATCGATATCCGGAATATGTGGCGGGACCCGGATGCCACGCGAGTGCTACCGGGCCATTCGACGGTGACCTACAATTATCGTGGCGACGTCTTTTGTCAGGATCCGGTCACGGGTCAGGTTCACACCATGAGTAACGGCGGATTCGAAGTCAGGCGCCAACGTCTCAAAAAGCGGTGCCCCGCCCGCTTTGCGGGCGTGTCCTGCCGGGGTCAAGACACCTGCCCCGTCGTCCAGGGCCTGCGCATTCCCTTACAGACCGATCGGCGGATTTTTACGCCCATGGACCGGGCCAGTTATCAATGGAAGCGCGAGTATGCCCATCGCACGGCGGTGGAACGGGTGAACAGTCGGTTGGATGTGTCGTTCGGGTTGGAACTCCATACCATTCGGGGGCTAAAGAAAATGCAACTCCGCTGCGGGTTGGCCCTCATCGTGATGTTGGCGATGGCGCTCGGGCGGATACGGCAACGGCAACCGGAGCGGATGCGCCGCCTCGTGGGGTCGTGA